TCTccgagaaataaaaaaagaaaatcaaagatattCCTTATCATTCAAATAGTCTTTCCCTGAAAAGATTAAGCTACACAGCTCAATCTATTTCAAGTCTCTCTATATATTTACTCACAGGAGCTTCATTTATATTGGGATGTATGAAGCATTCAATAATTTGAAGATACTTTTTAtatggaaagtttttaaaaagagtaatcaaaatatatcaaacaagaaacagaaacaaaaaaaaaaaaaaaagaaacagaaacaaagacaccTTTCAAAATGCCCTAACTTTATGACTTAGCTCCAGTGAAAAATATCTAACATTTTAATCATGGATTAGTATTTCAAAAATTAGTATTTAAGGGGACGGGCCTACTAACTACTGGCCCACATGTTTAGTGTATGAAATTATATCCaaagaggctgggcaaggtggctcaagcctgtaatcccagcactttgggaggccaaggcaggtggatcacgaggtcaagagattgagaccatcctggtcaacatggtgaaaccccgtctctactaaaaatacaaaaaattagctgggcatggtggcgtgtgcctgtaatcccagctactcgggaggctgaggcaggagaattgcctgaacccaggaggtggaggttgcggtgagctgagatcacgccattgcactccagcctgggtaacaaaaagcgaaactccatctcaaaaaaaaaaaaaatatatatatatatatatatatatatatatatatatatatatctccaaagaATGTTTTCGGTGAGAACTCATTCAACAGGCATTCTTCAGTAAGAGACATTCTTCAATAGAGATGATGGAAATCATTTCCCATAATAAACGATACAAATTCCCCAAATTTCTCAAACTGAGGGGATACTTCTGAAAATCACAGCTTTTAAACTAAAAACTAGAATTTTTTACAATCTGCTTGGAAGAAAAGATTTGAGCTTCTTGTTGGAGAATTTTTAAGAGTATGTGGCTGAATTACAACTCTACATATAAGTTTCTGCTGAGTATATGTCACTATAATTTTGGTATGTCAattatcaaaattaataatattgagacagggtcttgccttgttACCTAAGCTGGGAGTTCAGCGGCgctatcatggctcacagcagcctgaacctcccaggaacaagtgatccttctactttagcctcctaagtagcagggaccacatccagctatttttttgttttgttttatttttcagaagagaTGAAGtattgctatgttgtccaggccagtcttgaactcttgggctcaagaaattctcccaaatcgatctcccaaagtgctgagattacaggtgtgagccactgtgcccagtcataaGTGGTCTAATTACTCAAAAGAAAATGTCCAATTTTTGTGATCTCTTTGTAATTCTTTTCTATGAATTTCCCTGGCAAACTGGTCCTcctgactttttcctttttttttttttcctcaaattggGCAGACTCCAGAATCACAGTACATTCAGAGACTCTcctcctggctatttttaaacAGAAGCCAGAGTGCATATTGCTTTAAATGGAATAGATATGTTCATGTACATATGACCTCATGAGCTGTTAGCCTTAATCTCACAATGAAAACTTTCCTTTAAAGATGTCAGatttaggccgggcgctgtggctcacccctgtaatcccagcattttgggaggtcgaggcgggtgggtcacaaggtcaagagatcgagaccatcctagtcaacatgatgaaaccccgtctctactaaaagtataaaaaattagctgggcatggtggtgcgtgcctgtaatcccagctactcaggaggctgaggcaggagaattgcctgaatccacgaggcggaggttgtggtgagccgagatcacgccattacactctagcctgggtaacaagagcgaaactccgtctcaaaaaaaaaaaagtcagatttaATTACCAGAAACTATCCTGAAGACAGATAACAATCACTACCACCACACGGATTATATTCAAGAGAAAACAGTTTAGGTGGTAGGGATCATATTAGATACTTAATTTCTGCGAATCTTTCCCTTTCAGAAAGTCACAGTTTTCAGGccttttaatgaaaaagaaagttaggcagtaaaataaaaatcaaaatagctaaaattggctgggcagtggctcaactgaggtcaggagtttgagaccagcctggccaatatggcgaaagcccgtctttactaaatacaaaaattagctgggcatggcagcaggcgcctgtactcccagctacttaggaggctgaggcaggagaatcacttgaatctgggaggtggaggttgtagtgagccaagattgtgccactgcactccagtctgggcaacagagtgagactccgtctcaaaaaaataataaaataaaatagctaaaaattaaattaaagaaacTATTGATATTGAACTCTCTTTAAAGATATACATTCttttgaataaaaatctaaaggGGAGAGTGGGTGCATATCTGAAATTAAACTTCAGGCACTTTCTGGGACTTGATACCCAATACTGTAGAAGTAGGCTGAAGAGTCACCCATAGGCAAACACATTAAGCTAAAAAATCAATAACCACTGAGTCTAGTTTCAGATGCACTTCTACAGTGTCTCAAGGGTCATTAGTAAACAAAAGTTACTAAGAAAAACTACAACAGAATGTTTAAAGAATCTTACCTGTGCCTCAATGCCCAAACCAATCTGGCTTAAAATTTCCAACTCAAGCCATTTAATAGGGTATGTGTGTTtccaattaaatgaaataaaatcaagagaaTTAAAAGTGATAGGGAAAGGCAGTACAGAAAATCTTCTTAAAAAGTCTAAATTAGCTAGCTTAtttaaacaaaacatacaaaataacaAATTCACATCTTAAAATATCTTAATCGGAAGTCAAGATAGTTGTCCAGAAAATGTCACATCAGTCATTGTTACCCACTTTGTACTTAGTGGAACCACAGCCACTACTTgagttatatttaaattttttttcctgttttatttcatcaaatttgttttcaaagCTATACTCAACCAAAACCTATTTGGCATTTATTGTCACTAAGATGCAGCAAAGAAAAGAGTTTACCAAATATTAATCAAGACTAGATAAACTAAGATTTTAATACAACATACTCTGCTCATTTGAAATAAACCAGCCTCTTCCATAGTCTTCCAAAATATGCAACATCTCACAGAATACTGTAAATTTCAGTGCAAGGGATACCACCCCAGAGACACGGTTGACTTGACTTGGGTAAAGATACATGTGAAAACTGCTTAAATTAAGTATCTACAAAAAAGAAAGCCAGAAGACTTGTTATGTTTTGGTTAAGAACGATGGGAGTCCACAAGTCTTAAATTCCAGGAACTTCAAACTGAAGAAAAGGCTAAGATGCTGTCCTTCACATTCCCGTTCATCCAAGTTGCTTCATTTGAAGAACCAAGAAAATTCTACACTCCCTAATGTATTCTTTTGGAGGATTCCATAAAGTTTAGGTTCAACATCTCAGCATAAGGATGTATGCTATAGAGTAGCTAAAATCCGTAAAAAGGAGACCACCACGACGCAAAACGTCTGTCCAGTGCCAAAAGTGAGGGCTTCAAATGGTATCATTTCCTTCCCTGCTGCTCGGTAAACTCCAGCAATAGCTGCACCTGATTTAAAATGCAAGGgtgttaaacaaaaacaaaaaaataaggttAACAAACTCATGAAAATACAACACTTAAAATACTACTCTAAGTAGAATGTTCCagatttttatgttgaaatttaacTGTCAGAGAAATGTTAGGTTTTTCCTATTCTTTCTGTGGACCGGTCTAGGCCTTGAGTATTCATTACGAGGCTTGCGATCACTTTCAGATGCTGACTCCTTAAAACCAAGAATCTCCTAGATTTACTGAATACAATAATCtggaagaaataatcaaaatcacaAAGATAGCAATTCCCACAACCAGATTATGAACTCAAAAGTAACTGTTTATTCCCCTACCAGTAATAGGGACCTAATACATTTTtgcaacaaatgaaaaagaatcttTTGAGTTAGACTAAGCAAAAAATGTTTCAGGCCACAGGGAATCGCCGCTCCACCTCCTATTATACTCAGAGTTCCCTTCAAGAAGTggatggaggctgggtgtggtggcccacacctgtaatcccagcagtttggaaggccgaggcaggcagatcacaaggccaggggaattgagaccatcctggacaacatggtgacactccatctctactaaaaatacaaaaattagctgggcatggtggtgcgtgcctttaatctcagctacttgggaaactaaggcaggagaatcacttgaaccagggagctggaggttgcagtgagctcagaatgccccactgtactccagcctggtgacagagtgagactccatttccaaaaaaaaaagaaagaaagaaatggatggaggaaggggTAGAGGGgtgagaaaggaggagaggaggaccCTAAGCCATAAAGTGGGTATTAATTCAAAGGGCATGAGGGAGAGATACTCAGGGATTCCTGTTTCATAGTCATtgattgtttttattatgttAGTCACTATAACTTCTTGCAAAtcgagaaaacaaaacaaaaacccctgtATCTATGCAGATACCCATCTGAGTTACTATAGGAGTTCAGCATTGTACCAACAAAGTCAACATTTCATTTGTTTGAAAAGAATAGatccagccgggcacggtggctcaggcctgtaatcccagtactttgggaggctgaggtgggtgggtcacctgagctcaggagtttgaaaccagcctgggcaacatggtgaaatcccattgctactaaaaatacaaaacattagccgggcatggtggcataacctataatcccaactaggcaggagagtgaggcaggggagttgcttgaacccaggaggcagaggttgctgtgagtcgagatcacaacgatgcactcaagcctgggcaacagagtgagaccctatctcaaaaaaacaaaaaaagaaaacaacaaaaaaggatccagccaggcatggtggctcaagcctgtaatcccagcattttggaaggctgaggcaggaagatcccttgagcccaggagttggagatcagcctggacaacatggcaaaaccttgtctctacaaaaaatacaaaaattatctgggtgtggtggcatgtgcctgtaatcctagttacctGGGTGGCTAAGGTAGCGGAATACTTgatcttgggaggtggaggctgcagtgaactatgactatgtcactgcactccagccagggtgacagagcaagaccctgtctcaaataaacaataaaaattaaaaaaataatagatccAGACTTCCCAGATTACTCTCCCCAACAAGATGCCCCAAACAAAATTCTCCTTGGTCATAGTGTATGCATTCACTCAAATTTTTATCTGTAGAACACTTCTGTGTTTTATAAGGTATGGTCCCTATTCTCAGGCTACTTGGAATCCAGCTGGGGACCCAAGACAGAAACAGATTTGCAATAATGCAAAGTCATACACAGTGTCTCAATCACAtgtttacaattattattattatttttgagacagtgtctcactctttcgcccaggttagaatgtggtggcatgatcacaggtccctgcagtctcaacctcctgggctccattgatcctcctgagcagctgggaactacaggcacacgccaaccaccatgcctggttatttttcattcaacaagtatttattgagtgcctactaagtgccaggcactgtcatcAGGCATTGGGAATAGATACAGCAGTGAAGACAGACAAGGtacctgctctcatggagcttacattctaatgtaCACTCTAGCTTACATTTCAGTAGTAAGTAACATCATactatgaaaattaataaaagaaccAGAATGAAAACAAACCTTATTACCTAAactattaaaaagaaactatataACATTCAAAATTGTATAATCACTTTTAACAGATAAAATCACGTTGTACGTGCtgttaaaacagatttttagCTATCAGTTAACTTTCTTCAAATATGCTACAAGGTGGGAAAGAAGAACATAACCCACATTCACATGCAAATATCCTTTGATACTTCTAGTCAAGTCAGTAATTCCCAAGTGatccattaattaatttttagaaaaatgtacctTTTTCCTGGCCAGTTTCTACTAGCATTCAAATCAAAGTACTTTGCAATTCCTCCTTAACACACATTTTACACATGCTATGGCCAATAAATACAGGAAACCTATTTGATGTTTAACCTCCCTCAAATCAGAGAACCATTTAGAATTTCAGACTACGAGATGCTAACTCTAATTGTTAAATAGGTTAACTTCCTGTCAAAATGGGAAGTAGTTTtctaatagcaaaagaaaaacaaaaactcttcaaacctataatttttttaagtatagttCGATAAGTTAGGAATGTGGGAGTTTTGTTTAAAAGTCAGACTTGATATTTATATCACTAATAGAAGTCCAAAAGACACTGCAAATTCCATTACTTCTATCACTTCTAAATGGTTCTCTAAATGTTAACTATGGCTTATCTGGCCATTAAAGGGTGTCTGGCCCTAAAATATAATAGGCATGTttcaaaaaatgaagaggaataatcaatttatataaatgttCAATCTCATTCCAAAAATGTCTTACAAAAATGTTTCGGTAAGTACTTCCTAAAAACATTTAGCAGGTTTGAGGacctcaaaaataattttcagttagAAAAACACTTTTTCTGAGGAAGAGAATATGTTCTAGTTTTCAAGAAAACTGATATAGTAACAGGGAAAgtcattcaaaaattaaaatttgggtcTAAGATTAAGTTTTAGGAACAAAGCATTTCATTTAATCCCTAGCAACAAGTCTGGAAAAGATACATGTATTCCTAACACGCATACTATGAACAGCTCTTCCAAGGCCAGAACAGAAGCTCCACTTAGGACCTAGGATCACCACCACAAAATAATACCTCATGGGGCTCCCCATAGTCTGCTCTGCCCAGAGCCTCGCTTGAAATT
The Callithrix jacchus isolate 240 chromosome 20, calJac240_pri, whole genome shotgun sequence genome window above contains:
- the TMEM170A gene encoding transmembrane protein 170A isoform X5; its protein translation is MWYGVFLWALVSSLFFHVPAGLLALFTLRHHKYGAAIAGVYRAAGKEMIPFEALTFGTGQTFCVVVVSFLRILATL